From the Ruania alkalisoli genome, one window contains:
- a CDS encoding glycoside hydrolase, producing the protein MSNPFFHPNRAWVGDVIPVERDGEFRLYYLHETRRSPAEGMPWHLVTTRDFVTYTEHGEAIPSGGPDAPDFNVYTGSVVTDYTGTDHLFYTGQNPSRLGPDGRPLQLVMHAISTDGQRTWAKCSEDTFGATADYESGDWRDPFVFWDEDNGQWRMIVTARHIDGPDRRRGVLAQLTSTDLSTWHPTTPLWDPGRHIAHECPDVFRWGDWWYLVYSEFSDSFATKYRMARTLDGPWLAPAHDSLDGRAFYAAKSAARDGRRFFFGWIATKEGVHDDGPWEWAGTLAVLEAHQGADGTLTFAPPAEVSAAFGTDHPVGLGTAADLGAAVDPDSTAVWTTVGRPDGYQAVLTSAPVPATCRIRLELDIPEADTLATGECGILLRTSADGDQAHVLRLEPDRGRMVVDRWPRRTTGTEQWQISGDVPHAVELERPCTLTPGHHTLEILLDEDICVATLDREVTVSTRMYRSWGDHLGIFAADCTVTVTDLRVTTAAPVPAPREHSLSPAHP; encoded by the coding sequence GTGTCGAACCCCTTCTTCCACCCGAACCGAGCCTGGGTTGGAGACGTCATCCCCGTCGAACGCGACGGCGAGTTCCGGCTGTACTACCTGCACGAGACCCGCCGCTCCCCCGCCGAAGGGATGCCCTGGCACCTGGTGACCACCCGGGACTTCGTCACCTACACCGAGCACGGCGAGGCCATCCCGTCCGGCGGTCCGGACGCCCCGGACTTCAATGTCTACACCGGCAGCGTCGTCACCGACTACACCGGCACGGACCACCTCTTCTACACCGGCCAGAATCCCAGTCGACTCGGACCGGACGGCCGCCCGCTGCAGCTCGTGATGCACGCCATCAGCACCGACGGTCAGCGCACCTGGGCCAAGTGCAGCGAGGACACCTTCGGTGCGACAGCGGACTACGAGAGCGGCGACTGGCGCGACCCGTTCGTCTTCTGGGACGAGGACAACGGCCAGTGGCGCATGATCGTCACGGCCCGCCACATCGACGGTCCCGACCGTCGCCGCGGTGTACTCGCCCAGCTCACCTCAACCGACCTGAGCACGTGGCACCCGACCACCCCACTGTGGGACCCGGGCCGCCACATCGCCCACGAGTGCCCGGACGTCTTCCGCTGGGGCGACTGGTGGTACCTGGTCTACTCCGAGTTCTCGGACTCCTTCGCCACGAAGTACCGGATGGCGCGCACCCTGGACGGCCCCTGGCTCGCCCCTGCGCACGACTCCCTCGACGGCCGCGCCTTCTACGCCGCCAAGTCCGCCGCACGCGATGGCCGCCGCTTCTTCTTCGGGTGGATCGCCACCAAAGAAGGAGTTCACGACGACGGCCCCTGGGAATGGGCAGGAACGCTCGCTGTGCTGGAAGCGCATCAAGGCGCCGACGGCACCCTCACCTTCGCCCCACCGGCCGAGGTATCGGCCGCCTTCGGCACCGATCACCCGGTCGGCCTCGGCACCGCGGCTGACCTCGGCGCTGCAGTCGACCCCGACTCAACAGCTGTCTGGACGACCGTGGGACGCCCCGACGGCTACCAAGCCGTGCTGACCTCGGCGCCCGTACCGGCGACGTGCCGGATCCGGCTGGAACTCGACATCCCGGAAGCGGACACCCTCGCCACCGGCGAGTGCGGCATCCTCCTACGCACCAGTGCCGACGGCGACCAGGCACACGTCCTCCGCCTCGAACCAGACCGCGGCCGGATGGTCGTCGACCGCTGGCCCCGGCGGACCACCGGAACGGAGCAGTGGCAGATCTCCGGGGACGTGCCGCACGCGGTCGAACTCGAACGCCCGTGCACCCTGACTCCGGGACACCACACGCTGGAGATCCTCCTGGACGAGGACATCTGCGTAGCGACGCTGGACCGCGAGGTGACCGTCAGCACCAGGATGTACCGGTCCTGGGGTGACCATCTCGGCATCTTCGCGGCCGACTGCACGGTGACGGTGACCGATCTGCGCGTCACGACCGCAGCCCCCGTTCCTGCACCTCGCGAACACTCCCTCTCCCCCGCCCATCCCTGA
- a CDS encoding carbohydrate ABC transporter permease, translated as MSARRQRLDVHRALNTVAVALIVIVQVYPLAWLFLTALRTEQDFASSNPFSLPGEVTLDNFARAFETGNLGLNILNSLAVTMGANVLIVLLGMMAAYALEVLGFRLRGAVRAIFLVGIIVPVQIALVPLFIDYASVGLLDTHASMIVPLAGFALPMSIYLFSAFYHYIPGETYEAASLDGAGPYRIFGQITFPLSLNTIVTIVLVNSIFIWNDFIFANTFVLSDGLKTIPLGLQNYIGAMGNVDWTATFAAVCVTITPLMLVFLVLNKAMIQGLESGAAKG; from the coding sequence ATGAGTGCTCGCAGACAACGACTCGACGTGCACCGCGCACTGAACACCGTGGCCGTCGCGCTCATCGTGATCGTGCAGGTCTACCCGCTGGCGTGGCTGTTCCTGACCGCGCTGCGCACCGAGCAGGACTTCGCCTCGAGCAACCCGTTCTCCCTGCCCGGAGAGGTGACGCTGGACAACTTCGCGCGGGCGTTCGAGACCGGCAACCTCGGGCTGAACATCCTGAACAGCCTCGCGGTGACGATGGGCGCCAACGTGTTGATCGTGCTGCTCGGGATGATGGCCGCCTACGCCCTGGAGGTGCTCGGATTCCGTCTGCGAGGCGCCGTCCGGGCGATCTTCCTGGTGGGGATCATCGTGCCAGTACAGATCGCACTGGTGCCGTTGTTCATCGACTACGCCTCCGTGGGGCTGCTGGACACGCATGCCTCGATGATCGTGCCGCTCGCCGGATTCGCACTGCCGATGTCGATCTACCTGTTCTCCGCCTTCTACCACTACATCCCCGGGGAGACCTATGAGGCAGCCTCGCTCGATGGCGCCGGCCCGTACCGGATCTTCGGCCAGATCACGTTCCCGCTCTCGCTGAACACGATCGTCACGATCGTGCTGGTGAACAGCATCTTCATCTGGAACGACTTCATCTTCGCGAACACGTTCGTGCTCTCCGATGGGCTCAAGACCATTCCCCTGGGCCTGCAGAACTACATTGGTGCGATGGGCAACGTGGACTGGACGGCGACCTTCGCGGCCGTCTGCGTGACGATCACGCCGCTGATGCTGGTGTTCCTGGTGCTGAACAAGGCGATGATCCAGGGTTTGGAGAGCGGGGCGGCGAAGGGATGA
- a CDS encoding MBL fold metallo-hydrolase produces the protein MVARVDHAVTSGTFSLDGGTFEVDNNVWVVGDDTECVVIDAPHSVEDILAVVGERTVTAIVCTHAHDDHVRVAPDLAERTGAPIWLHPDDEPLWELTHASHRWDDNLADGQEITVAGTTLQVLHTPGHAPGGVCLYAPDLGCVFTGDTLFNGGPGATGRSFSDLPTLEASIRAKLFALPEETVVHTGHGEDTTIGAEAENLGR, from the coding sequence ATGGTGGCGCGCGTGGACCATGCCGTCACCAGCGGCACGTTCAGCCTGGACGGCGGCACCTTCGAGGTCGACAACAACGTCTGGGTGGTCGGGGACGACACCGAGTGCGTGGTGATCGATGCGCCGCACTCGGTGGAGGACATCCTGGCCGTGGTGGGTGAGCGGACGGTCACGGCGATCGTGTGCACCCACGCCCACGATGATCATGTGCGCGTGGCACCTGACCTGGCCGAGCGGACCGGAGCTCCGATCTGGCTGCACCCGGACGACGAGCCGCTGTGGGAGCTCACCCACGCCTCCCACCGGTGGGACGACAACCTGGCCGACGGTCAGGAGATCACGGTCGCGGGCACCACGTTGCAGGTGCTGCACACCCCGGGTCACGCGCCCGGGGGTGTGTGCCTGTACGCGCCGGACCTCGGCTGTGTCTTCACCGGCGACACGTTGTTCAACGGTGGTCCGGGTGCCACGGGCCGGTCCTTCTCGGACCTGCCCACGCTCGAGGCCTCGATCCGGGCGAAGCTGTTCGCCCTGCCGGAGGAGACGGTGGTGCACACCGGTCACGGGGAGGACACCACCATCGGCGCGGAGGCGGAGAACCTGGGCCGGTGA
- a CDS encoding ABC transporter substrate-binding protein, which translates to MNRIRSTALAAVSTAAALLLAACSGGTAGNTDPSNVNPEGEIEAREISWLLSRPADGGVITTMEQIAADYAAEHPGFALNLISTPDRPSYIQRLETLAAANELPEFFDIDATPFAATLAEQGRMMDAEALLTDLGLYEDYRPAALNYQRFDDGSLHMIPFEFQVELFWYNSALFDVAGVQVPETLDDFPQMCRGLREASITPIALDGQDQWPLERYMAYYPFRTSGNDFVRDLKRGEAQLDSEDGRAAVEWMASLGEAECFGEGFSSTGYADAQAAFTSGRAAVYNIGTWELANLATDNLDATVRDDVDYFTLPTTPGAVTGADEYVSPSGIGMAVNAATYDPLVRDFLAFALERYPALYAETGALSPTTTVETTIPDNATDLYERAIAEADSVGELSAMPWDTQLDPTSNSRLQQELTLLVQGEITPEEFIATMDATIAEHGTAAFE; encoded by the coding sequence ATGAACCGAATCCGATCCACGGCCCTCGCCGCCGTCAGCACTGCTGCTGCCCTGCTGCTGGCCGCATGCTCCGGCGGCACCGCAGGCAACACCGACCCCAGCAACGTCAACCCCGAAGGAGAGATCGAGGCCCGGGAGATCTCCTGGCTCCTCTCCCGCCCGGCCGACGGCGGCGTGATCACCACCATGGAGCAGATCGCCGCCGACTACGCCGCCGAGCACCCGGGATTCGCCCTCAACCTCATCTCCACCCCGGACCGGCCCTCCTATATCCAGCGGCTGGAGACGCTCGCGGCCGCGAATGAGCTCCCCGAGTTCTTCGACATTGACGCCACACCCTTCGCAGCGACCCTCGCTGAGCAGGGCCGGATGATGGACGCCGAAGCACTACTCACCGACCTGGGCCTGTACGAGGACTACCGGCCGGCGGCACTGAACTATCAGCGCTTCGACGACGGGTCCCTGCACATGATCCCGTTCGAGTTCCAGGTGGAGTTGTTCTGGTACAACAGCGCTCTCTTCGACGTGGCCGGGGTTCAGGTGCCTGAGACGCTCGACGACTTCCCGCAGATGTGCCGCGGTCTGCGCGAGGCGAGCATCACCCCGATCGCCCTGGACGGGCAGGACCAGTGGCCACTCGAGCGGTACATGGCCTACTACCCGTTCCGTACCTCCGGCAACGACTTCGTGCGCGACCTCAAGCGAGGCGAGGCCCAGCTGGACAGCGAAGACGGACGGGCCGCCGTCGAGTGGATGGCTTCGCTCGGAGAGGCGGAGTGCTTCGGCGAAGGCTTCTCGTCCACCGGCTACGCAGACGCGCAGGCCGCCTTCACCTCGGGCCGCGCCGCCGTCTACAACATCGGCACCTGGGAGCTGGCAAACCTCGCCACGGACAATCTCGATGCCACAGTGCGCGACGACGTCGACTACTTCACCCTCCCCACCACCCCGGGAGCGGTGACGGGCGCAGACGAGTACGTCTCGCCGTCGGGAATCGGCATGGCCGTGAACGCGGCCACCTATGACCCACTGGTGCGTGACTTCCTCGCCTTCGCGTTGGAGCGCTACCCCGCCCTGTATGCCGAGACCGGGGCCCTCTCCCCCACCACGACCGTGGAGACCACCATCCCGGACAACGCCACGGACCTGTACGAGCGGGCCATCGCCGAGGCCGACTCCGTCGGTGAGCTCAGCGCCATGCCCTGGGACACCCAGCTGGACCCCACCTCGAACTCCCGGTTGCAGCAGGAGCTGACCCTGCTCGTTCAGGGCGAGATCACTCCGGAGGAGTTCATCGCCACCATGGACGCCACCATCGCCGAGCACGGCACCGCCGCCTTCGAGTGA
- a CDS encoding class I SAM-dependent methyltransferase, with protein MTTIEPTLEQVRGAWDAIAPRFDEFITPAATTNGELALAFADITPGTRLLDVACGSGALAIPAARRGAEVTAVDIAAQMIELLAERARQAGVSVDGRVMDAHALDLPDNSYDVSVSQNGVTMSTQLVRAIGEMVRVTRPGGTVLVAAFGPLPRVEFLRVFFAGVRSAVPGFAGLPTNPPPPPFQVAAPEALAAALTQAGVQEVAVHPVRWEIPVGSAQTLWDEVTSSNPLGAQAVAGLDASQRGEALRVLNGMLRERFDGQPGGVLPALVNVGVGRA; from the coding sequence ATGACCACCATCGAACCCACACTCGAACAAGTCCGTGGTGCGTGGGACGCCATCGCCCCGCGCTTCGACGAGTTCATCACTCCAGCAGCCACCACCAACGGCGAGCTCGCACTTGCCTTCGCCGACATCACGCCCGGTACACGGCTGCTTGACGTCGCCTGCGGCAGCGGCGCTCTCGCGATTCCCGCGGCCCGTCGTGGTGCCGAGGTCACAGCAGTGGACATCGCTGCGCAGATGATCGAATTGCTGGCCGAGCGTGCCCGGCAGGCAGGCGTGAGCGTGGATGGGCGGGTGATGGACGCGCATGCACTCGACCTGCCCGACAACAGCTACGACGTCAGCGTCTCGCAGAACGGTGTCACGATGTCCACGCAGCTGGTGCGCGCGATCGGGGAGATGGTGCGCGTCACCAGGCCCGGTGGCACCGTCCTGGTCGCGGCGTTCGGTCCGCTACCGCGAGTGGAGTTCCTCAGGGTGTTCTTCGCCGGGGTGCGCTCCGCTGTGCCCGGGTTCGCGGGCCTACCCACGAATCCGCCACCGCCTCCGTTCCAGGTAGCTGCCCCCGAGGCGCTCGCGGCTGCGCTCACTCAGGCAGGAGTGCAGGAGGTGGCTGTGCACCCAGTGCGCTGGGAGATCCCCGTCGGCTCGGCGCAGACACTGTGGGACGAGGTGACCTCGTCCAACCCGCTGGGTGCGCAGGCCGTGGCCGGACTGGACGCCTCGCAGCGTGGTGAGGCGCTGAGGGTGCTGAACGGGATGCTGCGGGAACGCTTCGACGGCCAACCCGGGGGAGTGCTGCCGGCGTTGGTGAATGTGGGAGTCGGGAGGGCGTGA
- a CDS encoding CidA/LrgA family protein, producing MSSSPEQRPGQGWRSWRTLGAWALGLVVLTTCLLLGEVLVAVSGLRLPGTVVGLILAVGVLALVHRGTRTTARVVRESTLTVARPANRHLQLFFLPAAVGITSSVARVAEHLLPIGLALVSTFLVLLIGIGLLAQRLLRADGARGPGR from the coding sequence GTGAGCAGCTCGCCCGAGCAACGCCCCGGGCAGGGGTGGCGTTCATGGCGCACCCTCGGCGCCTGGGCGCTGGGACTGGTGGTGCTCACCACGTGCCTGCTCCTGGGAGAGGTGCTGGTCGCCGTCAGTGGGCTACGCCTTCCGGGCACGGTGGTGGGCCTGATCCTGGCGGTGGGGGTGCTTGCGCTGGTGCACCGGGGCACCAGGACCACGGCCCGGGTGGTACGGGAGTCGACTCTCACGGTTGCGCGGCCGGCGAACCGGCACCTGCAGCTGTTCTTCCTGCCTGCGGCGGTCGGGATCACCAGCAGCGTCGCGCGGGTGGCTGAGCATCTGCTGCCGATCGGACTCGCGCTGGTGTCGACCTTCCTCGTTCTGCTGATCGGGATCGGCCTGCTCGCCCAGCGGCTGCTGCGGGCGGACGGCGCGCGGGGACCGGGACGGTGA
- a CDS encoding S-(hydroxymethyl)mycothiol dehydrogenase codes for MQQVKAVIARSKAAPVELVTINVPDPGPGEAVVAVQACGVCHTDLHYREGGINDEFPFLLGHEAAGVVEAVGEGVTSVAPGDFVVLNWRAVCGQCRACNRGQAQYCFATHNATQKMTLEDGTELSPALGIGAFAEKTLVAAGQCTKVDPSARPAAVGLLGCGVMAGIGAAINTGAVTRGKSVAVIGCGGVGAAAIAGSALAGASPIIAVDIDDSKLEKATTLGATHTVNSSQEDPVEAIKRISAATYPGAEGADVVIEAVGRPETWKQAFYARDLAGTVVLVGVPTPDMQVPEIPLIDVFGRGGALKSSWYGDCLPSRDFPMLVDLYQQGRLDLDAFVTEEIGIDGVEAAFEKMHHGNVLRSVVVL; via the coding sequence ATGCAGCAGGTCAAGGCAGTGATCGCACGGAGCAAGGCTGCTCCGGTCGAGTTGGTCACCATCAATGTTCCCGATCCGGGGCCGGGCGAAGCCGTGGTCGCCGTCCAGGCGTGCGGGGTGTGCCACACAGACCTGCACTACCGCGAGGGCGGGATCAACGACGAGTTCCCGTTCCTGCTCGGGCACGAGGCAGCCGGTGTGGTGGAGGCGGTCGGCGAGGGCGTCACCTCGGTGGCTCCCGGGGACTTCGTCGTGCTGAACTGGCGCGCTGTGTGCGGGCAGTGCCGGGCCTGCAACCGAGGTCAGGCGCAGTACTGCTTCGCCACGCACAACGCCACCCAGAAGATGACCCTCGAGGACGGCACCGAACTGAGCCCGGCTCTGGGCATCGGAGCCTTCGCCGAAAAGACACTCGTGGCGGCGGGCCAGTGCACGAAAGTCGACCCGTCGGCGCGGCCGGCGGCGGTCGGGCTGCTCGGCTGCGGCGTGATGGCCGGGATCGGTGCTGCGATCAACACCGGCGCCGTCACCCGCGGCAAATCGGTCGCCGTGATCGGTTGTGGTGGCGTGGGTGCCGCCGCGATCGCCGGATCCGCGCTCGCCGGCGCCAGCCCGATCATCGCGGTCGACATCGACGACTCCAAGCTCGAGAAGGCCACGACGCTCGGTGCGACCCACACGGTCAACTCCTCCCAGGAGGACCCGGTGGAGGCCATCAAGCGCATCAGCGCCGCGACCTACCCCGGCGCTGAGGGTGCGGACGTGGTGATCGAAGCGGTCGGGCGCCCGGAGACCTGGAAGCAGGCCTTCTACGCGCGTGATCTGGCCGGCACAGTGGTGCTGGTGGGCGTTCCCACCCCGGACATGCAGGTGCCGGAGATCCCGCTGATCGACGTCTTCGGCCGCGGCGGGGCGCTGAAGTCCAGCTGGTACGGGGACTGCCTGCCCAGCCGGGACTTCCCGATGCTCGTGGACCTCTACCAGCAGGGGCGCCTCGATCTGGACGCCTTCGTCACCGAGGAGATCGGCATCGACGGCGTGGAAGCCGCGTTCGAGAAGATGCATCACGGCAACGTGCTGCGTTCGGTGGTGGTGCTCTGA
- a CDS encoding LacI family DNA-binding transcriptional regulator, translating into MSPVNDGRRRPVTLKEVAAKAGVSVSAVSLVANEKKNARIGEATRARVLQAIEDLGYRPNALAKNLVHGQSRFIGLVADAIASTPFAGQIIHGAQVEAWRRGYVLLVANSEGNAEAEAQAISMLLEHKVHGILYSTWYHRQIDLPAGLSEAETVLVNCFADDGPLAVVPDEFDGGRAAAQLLIDAGHERIAFINTVTPSPAREGRLAGYRAALADAGIEVDPALVLDADSAQEGGYASVEAVLASGATAVCCHNDRVAMGLYDGLRERGLRIPADLSVVGFDNQEIIAAHLRPGLSTVALPHYELGVAGVRALLDGGPEASDRLTIACPPVVRESVRSLA; encoded by the coding sequence ATGAGTCCAGTGAACGATGGCCGACGGCGTCCGGTCACCTTGAAAGAGGTCGCCGCCAAGGCCGGGGTGTCCGTCTCGGCAGTCTCCCTGGTGGCGAACGAGAAGAAGAACGCCCGGATCGGGGAGGCCACCCGGGCGCGGGTGCTGCAGGCGATCGAAGATCTCGGATACCGGCCGAACGCACTGGCCAAGAATCTGGTGCACGGCCAGTCACGCTTCATCGGGCTCGTCGCCGACGCCATCGCCTCCACCCCGTTCGCCGGCCAGATCATCCACGGTGCCCAGGTGGAGGCATGGCGGCGCGGCTACGTACTGCTCGTGGCCAACAGCGAAGGCAACGCCGAGGCCGAGGCCCAGGCGATCTCGATGCTGCTCGAGCACAAGGTGCACGGCATCCTCTACTCCACCTGGTATCACCGGCAGATCGACCTGCCGGCCGGCCTCAGCGAAGCCGAGACGGTACTCGTGAACTGTTTCGCCGACGACGGGCCGCTGGCGGTGGTGCCCGATGAGTTCGACGGCGGCCGGGCGGCGGCGCAGCTGCTGATCGACGCCGGGCACGAGCGCATCGCATTCATCAACACGGTGACTCCCTCCCCGGCCCGTGAGGGCCGGCTGGCCGGATACCGGGCGGCGCTCGCCGACGCCGGGATCGAGGTGGACCCAGCGCTGGTGCTCGATGCCGACTCCGCCCAGGAAGGCGGGTACGCCAGCGTCGAGGCTGTGCTCGCCAGTGGTGCCACAGCCGTCTGCTGCCACAACGACCGGGTGGCGATGGGCCTCTACGACGGCCTGCGTGAGCGTGGCCTGCGGATCCCGGCCGACCTGTCCGTCGTCGGATTCGACAACCAGGAGATCATCGCCGCCCACCTGCGCCCGGGTTTGAGCACGGTGGCCCTGCCGCACTACGAGCTCGGTGTGGCCGGGGTGCGTGCTCTCCTCGACGGCGGACCTGAGGCGTCCGATCGGCTCACCATCGCGTGCCCACCGGTCGTGCGGGAATCGGTGCGCTCACTCGCCTGA
- a CDS encoding LuxR C-terminal-related transcriptional regulator → MGASPVQDARRACERRAWRDACVAFARADEAGTLEAADLETWAIAAHLTGQRERAEAGWTRAHHEWIARSDPGRAVRCAFWLGLTLVLAGDHARGGGWFARAGHVAADDPDDAARAYLRVPVALQALHGGRPRDALSMFILITEIADGVGDPDLATLGRLGQGQARVALGEPGDGLSLLDEAMVAVTGGEVSPLVAGIVYCAVILACRDTFDVRRAQEWTTGLSRWCADQQGIHPYQGQCLVHRSELLQLRGAWAQALEAVNDARSHLARADGDPVQGLASYQLGELLRLRGESERAEAAYRDAARWGHPLQPGIALLRLAQGRTDDARDGLAAVLAEPQPLSVRIRTLAAAVEVALTSNEPEQARDHLDRLCDAAAPVETDFLRATCDRARGRVHLAEGRPDAAAEALRAAIIAWHHLQAPYEAARTAIYLGAACTALGDHDSATVEWDAARSVLAEMGASVDLDLLARMRAGELSSHTHIAPSGLSDRERQVLVHVAAGETNRQIGAALVISEHTVRRHLQNIFSKLDLPSRAAATAWAYRHGLIDGMNGPHEPGR, encoded by the coding sequence ATGGGCGCGTCCCCGGTCCAGGACGCCCGGCGCGCATGCGAACGGCGTGCCTGGCGGGATGCGTGCGTCGCTTTCGCCAGGGCGGACGAGGCAGGAACGCTGGAGGCGGCCGACCTGGAGACCTGGGCGATCGCCGCGCACCTGACCGGGCAGCGCGAGCGGGCAGAAGCCGGGTGGACTCGCGCGCACCACGAGTGGATCGCCCGATCAGATCCGGGTCGGGCCGTGCGTTGCGCCTTCTGGCTCGGCCTGACGTTAGTGCTCGCGGGTGATCACGCCCGGGGCGGCGGCTGGTTCGCCCGCGCAGGTCACGTCGCCGCCGATGATCCCGACGACGCAGCCCGCGCCTACCTGCGGGTGCCCGTCGCTCTCCAGGCACTCCACGGTGGCCGTCCACGCGATGCCCTCAGCATGTTCATCCTGATTACCGAGATTGCCGACGGCGTAGGTGACCCCGACCTGGCGACCCTAGGCCGCCTGGGGCAGGGGCAGGCACGCGTGGCGCTCGGAGAGCCGGGTGACGGGCTGTCGCTGTTGGATGAGGCGATGGTCGCCGTCACTGGCGGAGAGGTCTCCCCCCTGGTGGCCGGGATCGTGTACTGCGCCGTCATCCTCGCCTGCCGCGACACCTTCGATGTCCGCCGGGCACAGGAATGGACGACGGGGCTGAGCCGGTGGTGCGCAGATCAGCAGGGGATCCACCCCTACCAGGGACAGTGCCTCGTGCATCGCTCCGAGCTGCTTCAGCTGCGCGGCGCCTGGGCGCAGGCGCTGGAAGCGGTCAACGACGCCCGCAGCCACCTGGCTCGCGCAGACGGCGACCCCGTCCAAGGCCTGGCGTCCTATCAGCTGGGAGAGCTGTTGCGGTTGCGTGGAGAGAGTGAGCGCGCCGAAGCCGCCTACCGAGACGCCGCCCGCTGGGGCCATCCGCTGCAGCCAGGGATCGCGCTGCTGAGACTCGCCCAAGGCCGTACCGACGACGCCCGGGACGGTCTCGCAGCCGTCCTCGCCGAGCCCCAGCCACTCTCGGTCCGGATCCGCACGCTCGCCGCAGCGGTGGAGGTGGCGCTGACGAGCAACGAGCCCGAGCAGGCTCGAGACCACCTCGATCGGCTCTGCGATGCAGCCGCACCCGTCGAGACCGACTTCCTCCGAGCCACCTGCGACCGCGCCCGTGGCAGGGTGCACCTCGCAGAGGGCCGTCCGGACGCAGCAGCCGAGGCGCTGCGTGCTGCCATCATCGCCTGGCACCACCTCCAGGCGCCCTATGAGGCGGCACGTACCGCCATCTACCTCGGTGCAGCCTGCACGGCACTCGGCGATCACGACTCCGCCACCGTCGAGTGGGATGCTGCCCGGTCAGTGCTCGCCGAGATGGGAGCCAGCGTGGACCTCGACCTGCTGGCTCGCATGCGCGCAGGCGAGCTGTCCTCGCACACCCACATTGCGCCGTCGGGACTCTCTGACAGGGAGCGGCAGGTTCTGGTGCACGTGGCCGCCGGCGAGACCAACCGGCAGATTGGGGCCGCCCTCGTGATCAGCGAACACACCGTGCGCCGGCACCTGCAGAACATCTTCAGCAAGCTCGACCTACCCTCCCGGGCGGCGGCCACCGCCTGGGCGTACCGCCACGGGCTCATCGATGGCATGAACGGACCACACGAGCCGGGGCGATGA
- a CDS encoding carbohydrate ABC transporter permease, whose translation MLPYRSRTAVLVFLLPPLLLYGIAVLVPIVQSLVLSFFRWDGITAMEFVGLDNYVRMLTRDDIFWTAFVNSLGYLAICLILQLGGALVVASLLIGLRRGRELVKTLYLLPAVISTVAIAFLFQRMYALEPVGLFNQALAAIGLDGLQRAWLSDVGTVLAAVSIPEGWRFTGLYMLIIYAALIAVPAELEEAARLDGASRWQLFTKIRFPYIRPVWITTTIMATTYALRGFDIPYLLTNGGPGQASELVTTYMYKTAFSHTDYGYASTISVFIVIECLVAVGLIIVLLRRRADS comes from the coding sequence ATGCTTCCGTACCGTTCGAGAACCGCTGTTCTCGTGTTCCTCCTGCCACCCTTGCTGCTGTACGGCATCGCGGTGCTGGTGCCGATCGTGCAGTCGCTCGTGCTCAGCTTCTTCAGGTGGGACGGCATCACCGCGATGGAGTTCGTGGGCCTGGACAACTACGTCCGGATGCTCACCCGGGACGACATCTTCTGGACCGCCTTCGTCAACTCGCTCGGCTACCTGGCAATCTGCCTGATCCTGCAGCTGGGCGGGGCGCTCGTGGTAGCCAGCCTGCTGATCGGGCTGCGCCGCGGGCGTGAGCTGGTCAAGACGCTCTATCTCTTGCCAGCGGTGATCTCCACCGTGGCGATCGCATTCCTGTTCCAGCGGATGTACGCCCTCGAACCGGTCGGGCTGTTCAACCAGGCCCTGGCCGCAATCGGTCTGGACGGGCTGCAACGGGCCTGGCTCTCCGACGTCGGCACCGTGCTCGCGGCCGTCTCCATCCCCGAAGGCTGGCGGTTCACCGGCCTGTACATGCTGATCATCTACGCCGCGCTGATCGCCGTCCCCGCCGAGCTCGAGGAGGCCGCTCGCCTGGATGGAGCGAGCCGGTGGCAGCTGTTCACCAAGATCCGCTTCCCCTACATCCGCCCGGTGTGGATCACCACCACCATCATGGCCACCACCTACGCGCTACGGGGCTTCGACATCCCGTACCTGCTCACCAACGGCGGGCCGGGGCAAGCCTCGGAGCTGGTGACGACCTACATGTACAAGACGGCGTTCAGCCACACCGACTACGGGTACGCGAGCACCATCTCGGTGTTCATCGTGATCGAGTGCCTGGTGGCTGTCGGGCTGATCATCGTGCTGCTGCGCCGGAGGGCTGACTCATGA